One part of the Lytechinus pictus isolate F3 Inbred chromosome 3, Lp3.0, whole genome shotgun sequence genome encodes these proteins:
- the LOC129255653 gene encoding selenoprotein K-like: protein MPYLSQNGQVMDSRSPWRLSFIPEFFWSIVNFIVLFFRTMISPELTSRGSGYTTDYRQGLTGNRRGPGGPPPPPRRRMGGFGGRGSGPAPPPAAGGGUGR from the exons ATGCCATACCTCTCCCAAAACG GACAGGTCATGGACTCTAGATCACCATGGCGATTATCATTCATTCCAGAGTTCTTCTGGAGTATAGTTAACTTCATAGTGCTTTT TTTCAGGACAATGATTTCG CCTGAATTAACGAGTAGAGGGAGTGGTTATACAACAGACTATAGACAAGGCCTGACAGGCAACCGGAGAGG ACCTGGAGGGCCTCCTCCTCCCCCTAGGAGAAGAATGGGAGGATTTGGAGGCAGAGGATCAGGACCAGCTCCACCACCTGCTGCTGGAGGTGGATGAGGAAG GTAA
- the LOC129256345 gene encoding protein artichoke-like encodes MHTCTKRRMAVNSVRSKFRSVYSLQLSLLAFWLIWIHVMHVQSSEAETAKNFPKCKLVNSSHGVIANCQHLGLTKVPQDLPSSVSELDLSANKLTALHNDSLYHVPNMIILILEANPIISLESGSFWPLTKLRTLILSYTNLQLIPPRTFLKNVLLTKLLMNDNNLASVPHGAVSDVPHLSNLLLNGNKITSLDFEGCSHWSHLGRINLDLNEVEEIGRDDFLPLENTTIHSLTFGSNKIKLLQPQSFLHLNSIQQILLDGNQLQSFDIQPFLGMTSIDYLSLHGCQIHELLPPETASNMSVTYPTIRSLKLSGNKIETVPVGAFWGFTTLEVLALRLNKIKLLTNRSLCHLESLTELDISYNKITTFSNATFACLQSLKVLNASGNLLQALLPGYFNGLRSILTITVSSNRIEDLNNGKHLWTVKTLRMLDISHNALISIGQERFNGLVNLEILNITDNNINYYSYKAFTNILNLKELYLKNEATTYLKDAFSQLQTLLILDISNAPIRLSIQSQEQFSNMSSLGELRMENAQLENTTLYDKDKNQSLFAGLSSLYKLRIKGNYLHDLDIRVFQNLSRLVDLDMTNSRIYTLRSGLLSPLISLRYLYLSENSLVELPGDVFNGLFNLKVLYFQNNILSSLDPQTFAQTLELTDLYLPGNQISTIKPGTVLPGNNSLRLDISNNPLSCTCSLKWFRQWLDTANIDFKHAHKTLCSGTSLKGFKKQPILSFHPEDYCGVNIFLIAGVSFAGIFICLLTILAYHRRWWLNHKIFLLRLAVVGYKEMAEDFEADHYEFHLNLMFHEDEEEWVDRVMRPALEERLPHLRNIIYGDKDLHLGMFYINAIFHALDNSFKTVLLISNRSVDDAWCMTKLRMALEHINDTGLDKIVLLFVEEIDDENLPYLVRLFLSKNKPYMLWTDDEDGQELFWAQFEKSMRSNKAVNNAIPL; translated from the coding sequence ATGCATACTTGCACCAAGAGAAGGATGGCAGTTAACAGCGTCCGTAGCAAATTCAGAAGTGTATATAGTCTGCAGCTTTCACTATTAGCATTCTGGCTTATTTGGATCCATGTCATGCATGTGCAATCATCTGAGGCAGAAACTGCCAAGAATTTTCCCAAATGTAAGCTTGTAAACTCCAGCCATGGAGTCATTGCAAACTGCCAGCATCTCGGACTAACGAAAGTTCCTCAAGATCTGCCTTCGAGTGTGTCTGAGCTTGACCTGTCTGCAAATAAGCTGACCGCTCTGCACAATGATTCTTTATACCATGTTCCCAACATGATCATCCTCATCTTGGAAGCCAACCCAATAATATCTCTTGAGAGTGGGTCATTCTGGCCTTTGACAAAGCTCAGGACTCTAATACTCAGCTACACCAACCTACAGTTAATACCACCAAGAACTTTCTTGAAGAACGTGCTACTTACAAAGCTCCTAATGAATGACAATAACTTAGCATCTGTCCCCCACGGAGCTGTTTCCGACGTACCGCACCTGTCTAATCTGCTGCttaatggaaataaaataaccAGTCTTGACTTTGAGGGATGTTCACATTGGTCTCACCTAGGAAGAATCAACCTTGACCTAAATGAAGTTGAGGAAATTGGGCGGGATGACTTTCTACCTCTGGAGAACACAACAATACACAGTCTGACCTTCGGATCCAACAAAATAAAACTTCTACAACCACAAAGCTTCCTGCATTTAAATTCCATACAACAAATTTTGCTAGATGGGAATCAACTTCAATCATTTGACATTCAACCTTTCTTAGGCATGACTTCCATTGACTATTTATCGTTGCACGGATGCCAGATCCATGAACTTTTACCACCTGAAACAGCCTCCAACATGTCTGTCACGTACCCAACCATTCGATCTTTAAAGCTGTCTGGTAATAAAATTGAAACTGTGCCAGTGGGAGCTTTCTGGGGCTTCACCACACTTGAAGTGCTGGCCTTGAGACTAAACAAAATCAAACTCCTCACAAACAGATCGTTGTGTCATCTGGAGTCACTTACAGAACTGGATATTTCCTATAACAAAATAACCACCTTCTCCAATGCGACATTTGCCTGCCTGCAGAGTTTGAAAGTGCTGAATGCATCAGGAAACTTACTACAGGCCCTTTTGCCAGGATATTTTAATGGATTGCGATCCATTCTTACCATAACAGTCTCGAGTAACAGAATCGAAGATCTGAACAATGGCAAACATCTGTGGACAGTTAAGACACTGCGCATGCTCGACATATCCCACAATGCTCTAATTAGTATTGGTCAGGAGAGATTCAATGGCCTTGTCAATCTGGAGATACTAAACAtaactgataataatattaattactACAGTTACAAAGCTTTCACCAACATTTTGAACTTAAAGGAGCTGTACCTCAAAAATGAAGCCACAACGTATCTGAAAGATGCATTTAGTCAACTACAGACCTTGCTTATTCTAGATATATCGAACGCACCCATCAGGCTATCAATTCAATCCCAAGAGCAGTTTTCAAATATGAGTAGTTTAGGTGAACTTCGAATGGAGAATGCACAGCTGGAGAATACTACCTTATACGATAAGGACAAAAATCAGTCGCTCTTCGCAGGTCTCTCTTCACTGTACAAGTTGAGAATCAAAGGCAATTATTTGCATGACCTTGACATCAGGGTATTTCAGAACCTTTCACGGCTAGTCGATCTTGACATGACCAACTCAAGAATATATACACTAAGATCGGGATTGTTAAGTCCTCTCATCTCTCTAAGATACCTTTACCTCAGTGAGAACAGTTTGGTGGAACTCCCTGGAGATGTATTCAACGGGCTCTTCAACCTGAAAGTCCTCTACTTCCAGAACAATATCCTGAGTAGTCTGGACCCGCAGACTTTTGCACAGACATTAGAACTGACTGACCTCTATCTCCCTGGGAATCAAATCAGCACAATCAAACCTGGAACAGTTCTACCAGGGAATAATTCACTCCGGTTGGACATCTCAAACAACCCTTTATCCTGCACCTGCTCCTTGAAATGGTTCAGGCAGTGGTTGGACACAGCTAACATAGATTTCAAACATGCACATAAAACGCTTTGCTCGGGTACATCTCTGAAAGGATTTAAGAAACAACCAATACTGTCCTTTCATCCCGAAGATTACTGTGGTGTCAACATCTTCCTCATTGCAGGTGTGTCTTTCGCAGGCATCTTTATTTGCCTGCTAACGATACTTGCATATCACAGACGTTGGTGGTTGAATCACAAGATATTCCTTTTGAGATTGGCTGTGGTTGGCTACAAAGAGATGGCAGAGGACTTTGAGGCAGATCACTATGAGTTTCATCTCAACCTCATGTTCCATGAAGATGAAGAGGAGTGGGTGGATCGGGTCATGAGACCTGCCCTGGAGGAGAGGTTGCCACATCTACGGAACATCATCTATGGAGACAAAGACCTGCACCTTGGGATGTTCTACATCAATGCAATCTTCCATGCCCTGGACAACAGCTTCAAGACAGTCTTGTTGATCAGCAACCGGTCAGTTGATGATGCCTGGTGCATGACTAAGCTTCGTATGGCTCTTGAGCACATCAACGATACAGGACTAGACAAGATCGTCTTGCTCTTTGTGGAGGAGATTGATGACGAGAACCTGCCGTATCTTGTCAGGTTGTTCCTGAGCAAGAACAAACCTTACATGCTGTGGACAGATGATGAAGATGGGCAGGAACTTTTCTGGGCTCAGTTTGAGAAGAGCATGAGATCTAATAAGGCTGTCAATAATGCTATTCCTCTCTGA